In Sandaracinaceae bacterium, the following proteins share a genomic window:
- the rpsB gene encoding 30S ribosomal protein S2: MTTEQEVQEAPELAALGRPDVASGDLPIGLRALIDAGVHFGHQTKRWNPKMRPYIYGARNGIHIVDLDQTAVLFRRAFSFVTEAVGRGGHVLFVGTKRQASDVVQEEAIRAGQFYVTGRWLGGTLTNFATVKKGIDRLRDLDRQEADGTLELLTKKEALGLRRERERLEKFLGGIKHMDGLPAALFVIDPNNEHIAVKEGRKLNIPIIALTDTNCNPDLVDLLIPGNDDAIRSIKLVASRIADACIEGSQSRRDHVVQNANVGHVGGAVGDGPSVETARKRPGRGAPGPRR; this comes from the coding sequence ATGACCACCGAACAAGAAGTGCAAGAAGCCCCTGAGCTCGCGGCCCTCGGTCGCCCCGACGTCGCCAGCGGCGACCTCCCCATCGGCCTGCGCGCGCTCATCGACGCCGGCGTCCACTTCGGTCACCAGACCAAGCGCTGGAACCCGAAGATGCGCCCGTACATCTACGGCGCCCGCAACGGCATCCACATCGTCGACCTGGACCAGACGGCGGTGCTCTTCCGCCGCGCGTTCAGCTTCGTCACCGAAGCCGTCGGTCGCGGTGGCCACGTGCTGTTCGTCGGCACCAAGCGCCAGGCGAGCGACGTGGTGCAGGAGGAGGCCATCCGCGCTGGTCAGTTCTACGTGACGGGGCGCTGGCTGGGCGGCACGCTCACCAACTTCGCCACCGTCAAGAAGGGCATCGACCGCCTGCGCGACCTCGACCGCCAGGAGGCGGACGGCACGCTCGAGCTGCTCACCAAGAAGGAGGCCCTCGGCCTGCGTCGCGAGCGCGAGCGCCTCGAGAAGTTCCTCGGCGGCATCAAGCACATGGACGGCCTGCCGGCCGCGCTGTTCGTGATCGACCCGAACAACGAGCACATCGCGGTGAAGGAGGGGCGCAAGCTCAACATCCCGATCATCGCGCTCACGGACACCAACTGTAACCCCGACCTCGTCGACCTGCTGATCCCCGGCAACGACGACGCCATCCGCTCCATCAAGCTCGTGGCCTCGCGCATCGCCGACGCGTGCATCGAGGGCTCGCAGTCCCGTCGTGACCACGTCGTGCAGAACGCCAACGTGGGCCACGTGGGCGGCGCGGTGGGCGATGGCCCCTCGGTCGAGACGGCGCGCAAGCGTCCCGGGCGCGGTGCGCCAGGGCCCCGCCGCTGA
- a CDS encoding metallophosphoesterase family protein, with translation MLPAAKSMAFLSDVHGALAPLEAVLQELARRDVSDIYVAGDLLLGGDEPLEVWRRLQAVGARCTRGASDTALCMIDPSSLEPSDDAERRSAERFARTRRDLGELVLQSLRRLPERLRIPMIDGREILMTHESPLGTGAELSHDLDDEELITLLDSDPADLFVVGSTHVPFQRALTGAHVINVGSVGQAPGGGVAHFTIVHPRMDGTEILQDFVTL, from the coding sequence ATGCTGCCTGCTGCCAAGTCGATGGCCTTCCTCTCCGATGTCCACGGTGCGCTCGCGCCCCTCGAGGCCGTGCTGCAAGAGCTCGCCCGGCGCGACGTGAGCGACATCTACGTCGCTGGCGACCTGCTCTTGGGGGGCGACGAGCCGCTCGAGGTGTGGCGCCGGCTGCAGGCGGTGGGCGCTCGCTGTACGCGGGGAGCCAGTGACACCGCGCTGTGCATGATCGACCCGAGCTCGCTCGAGCCAAGCGACGACGCCGAACGCAGGAGCGCCGAGCGCTTCGCGCGCACCCGCCGCGACCTCGGAGAGCTTGTGCTCCAGTCCCTGCGGCGGCTGCCGGAGCGTCTGCGCATCCCGATGATCGACGGCCGCGAGATCCTGATGACCCACGAGTCGCCTCTGGGCACGGGCGCGGAGCTGAGCCACGACCTCGACGACGAGGAGCTGATCACGCTGTTGGACAGCGACCCTGCGGACCTGTTCGTCGTCGGGTCGACCCATGTCCCGTTCCAGCGGGCGCTGACAGGCGCGCATGTCATCAACGTAGGCTCCGTCGGGCAGGCGCCAGGGGGCGGCGTGGCGCACTTCACCATCGTGCACCCGCGCATGGACGGCACGGAGATCCTCCAGGACTTCGTCACGCTCTGA
- the frr gene encoding ribosome recycling factor yields MLDETLEDLKQSIEKAHDALRRDLAKIRTGRANPGILDGVRVDYYGVPTPLKQMAGINVPEARMITLKAFERNLIPVIESAIRSAQLGLNPSNDGELIRIPIPPLTEERRRDLAKTARKEGEDCKIAIRKARHDAKDMIDELEKSGEVGKDDAARALKELEAIVKDGGAKVDEIVANKEEDIMKV; encoded by the coding sequence ATGCTCGACGAGACACTGGAAGACCTGAAGCAGAGCATCGAGAAGGCGCATGACGCCCTGCGACGGGACCTCGCGAAGATCCGCACGGGCCGCGCGAACCCCGGCATTCTGGACGGCGTGCGTGTCGACTACTACGGCGTCCCCACGCCGCTCAAGCAGATGGCGGGTATCAACGTGCCCGAGGCGCGCATGATCACGCTCAAGGCCTTCGAGCGGAATCTCATCCCCGTCATCGAGTCCGCCATTCGCTCCGCGCAGCTGGGCCTCAACCCCAGCAACGACGGCGAGCTCATCCGCATCCCCATCCCGCCGCTCACCGAGGAGCGCCGACGTGACCTGGCCAAGACGGCGCGCAAGGAGGGCGAGGACTGCAAGATCGCCATCCGCAAGGCCCGGCACGACGCCAAGGACATGATCGACGAGCTCGAGAAGTCGGGTGAGGTCGGCAAGGACGACGCGGCCCGCGCGCTGAAGGAGCTGGAGGCCATCGTGAAGGACGGCGGCGCCAAGGTGGACGAGATCGTCGCCAACAAGGAAGAAGACATCATGAAGGTCTGA
- a CDS encoding PD40 domain-containing protein, translated as MFVPRRVGVSTLLLALWLAALPSTGAAQLRDRSVRWRTVNTEHFAVHYPAHLGPVARRAGYALERAHARVSPVVENEMSGRVQVTLSDDSESANGLATALPYDAIRLFATAPEDMSALADFDDWLTTLITHEHTHILHLSNISGLPAIINRIFGRLLAPNQTQPRFIVEGLATYMESRETAGGRMRSTQFEMYLRMAFLEDRVLTLDQLANDIDQWPRGATWYLYGSRLMAHIAQHYGDHAIAEMADIYGRNPVPYGLSRAARRATGSTWPELYAAFQEEMRARYRAEQEAVEAAGRVEGERLTHHGETALYPRFAPDGSLIYMAMDGRSDPQLRRLPVGGGAPEKITRVAGAAAPSALPDGSIVYDSVDFDRGIYARFDLFRKRPGRRRPERLTTGLRARAPDVSPDGTQVVFTVNDGGTSHLEVAQLDDVAGTRRRLVTSAPFEQVYTPRFSPDGRHVAYSVWRAGGYRDVHVIDAVTGRVRELTHDRALDLGPTFTPDGAHVVFSSDRTGIANLYAIALDTGVTRQLTNVVSGAYCPVVSPSGDRIVYVGYTSYGFDLYALRLDGSPETWGRPALPYRDTRPEPSATGVLGGPSHRYRPVETLYPRSYRLGFESNTLLGGSMLSLSVDGEDAVGWFVWSARVDLTLPAGEVDLTTSGRYQRGTVPVAWRFFRRHAARNDLVVEGVRQPWRERALGGDISLSRSFPRSFHSTTLSGGYAVTHIASVSPFRGELDPNFPPPSVPERGFFTRARVGFAYSDARAQIYDMTTSVGRSLNVTMSAADRAIGNPYRAAALSWGFSRYWENPLIHHHIFALRYSGGLSAGDRGRRALYSIGGFPSPDFQELLFEHPVFGGQALRGYAPGDRRGLRFQLVQLEYRFPIVRIQHGLQTNPFYLNRVHALVFADYGDAYSTRLDLSTFRLGVGAELFLDFTVGYVLPFTLRLGFAYGANEGGGPRMYFHLGRPF; from the coding sequence ATGTTCGTGCCGCGCCGCGTCGGCGTTTCGACGCTCTTGCTCGCCCTCTGGCTAGCCGCGCTGCCCAGCACGGGGGCCGCCCAGCTGCGCGATCGAAGTGTGCGCTGGCGCACCGTGAACACCGAGCATTTTGCCGTCCACTATCCCGCCCACCTGGGGCCCGTGGCGCGTCGCGCGGGCTACGCGCTGGAGCGGGCGCACGCGCGTGTGTCCCCGGTGGTGGAGAACGAGATGAGCGGTCGCGTGCAGGTGACGCTCTCGGACGACTCGGAGTCCGCGAACGGCCTGGCCACCGCACTCCCGTACGACGCGATCCGACTGTTCGCGACCGCGCCCGAGGACATGAGCGCCTTGGCCGACTTCGACGACTGGCTCACGACGCTGATCACCCACGAGCACACGCACATCTTGCACCTGAGCAACATCTCGGGGCTGCCCGCCATCATCAACCGCATCTTCGGTCGCCTGCTGGCTCCCAACCAGACGCAGCCTCGCTTCATCGTCGAGGGGCTCGCCACGTACATGGAGTCGCGCGAGACGGCGGGCGGCCGCATGCGCTCGACGCAGTTCGAGATGTACCTGCGCATGGCGTTCCTGGAGGACCGCGTCCTGACCCTGGACCAGCTCGCCAACGACATCGACCAGTGGCCCCGCGGCGCGACGTGGTACCTGTACGGCTCGCGTCTGATGGCGCACATCGCGCAGCACTACGGCGATCACGCCATCGCCGAGATGGCCGACATCTACGGACGCAACCCCGTGCCCTACGGGCTGAGTCGCGCTGCGCGGCGGGCCACGGGTTCCACCTGGCCCGAGCTGTACGCAGCGTTCCAAGAGGAGATGCGCGCCCGCTATCGGGCCGAACAGGAGGCCGTGGAGGCCGCCGGGCGCGTCGAGGGTGAGCGCCTGACCCACCACGGCGAGACCGCGCTCTACCCGCGCTTCGCGCCCGATGGGAGCCTGATTTACATGGCCATGGACGGCCGCAGCGATCCCCAGCTGCGGAGACTGCCCGTAGGCGGTGGCGCCCCCGAGAAGATCACCCGCGTCGCGGGCGCGGCCGCGCCCAGCGCACTGCCGGACGGGAGCATCGTGTACGACTCGGTCGACTTCGACCGTGGCATCTACGCGCGCTTCGACCTGTTCCGCAAGCGCCCCGGACGGCGGCGCCCCGAGCGCCTGACGACGGGCTTGCGCGCTCGTGCCCCCGACGTCTCGCCGGACGGAACCCAGGTGGTGTTCACGGTGAACGATGGCGGCACCTCGCACCTCGAGGTCGCGCAGCTGGACGACGTCGCGGGCACGCGGAGACGCCTGGTGACGAGCGCGCCGTTCGAGCAGGTCTACACGCCGCGCTTCTCGCCGGACGGTCGACACGTCGCCTACTCGGTGTGGCGCGCGGGGGGATATCGCGACGTGCACGTGATCGACGCCGTGACGGGCCGAGTGCGCGAGCTGACCCACGACCGCGCGCTCGATCTCGGCCCGACCTTCACGCCCGACGGGGCACACGTGGTGTTCTCCTCGGACCGCACCGGCATCGCCAACCTCTACGCGATCGCGCTCGACACGGGCGTCACGCGCCAGCTGACCAACGTCGTGAGCGGCGCGTACTGCCCCGTCGTCTCGCCCTCGGGAGACCGCATCGTCTACGTCGGCTACACGAGCTACGGCTTCGACCTGTACGCGCTCCGCCTGGACGGTTCTCCCGAGACGTGGGGGCGCCCTGCCCTGCCGTACCGAGACACGCGCCCGGAGCCCAGCGCGACAGGGGTCCTCGGGGGCCCGAGCCATCGCTATCGCCCGGTGGAGACGCTCTACCCTCGCAGCTATCGTCTCGGCTTCGAGAGCAACACGCTGTTGGGCGGCAGCATGCTGAGCCTCTCGGTCGACGGCGAGGACGCCGTGGGCTGGTTCGTCTGGAGCGCGAGGGTCGACCTCACGCTCCCGGCGGGAGAGGTCGACCTGACCACCAGCGGCCGCTACCAGCGCGGGACGGTCCCGGTCGCGTGGCGCTTCTTCCGTCGACACGCGGCGCGCAACGACTTGGTGGTGGAGGGCGTGCGACAGCCGTGGCGCGAGCGGGCCCTGGGCGGTGACATCTCGCTCTCGCGGAGCTTCCCGCGGTCGTTCCACTCCACCACGCTCTCGGGAGGCTACGCGGTGACACACATCGCGAGCGTGAGCCCCTTCCGCGGCGAGCTGGACCCGAACTTCCCGCCTCCGAGCGTGCCGGAGCGTGGGTTCTTCACGCGAGCCCGGGTGGGCTTCGCGTACTCCGACGCGCGCGCGCAGATCTACGACATGACCACGTCGGTGGGGCGCTCGCTGAACGTGACGATGAGCGCCGCAGACCGCGCCATCGGCAATCCCTACCGGGCGGCGGCGCTCAGCTGGGGCTTCTCACGGTACTGGGAGAACCCTCTCATCCATCACCACATCTTCGCGCTGCGCTACAGCGGTGGGCTCTCGGCCGGCGACCGAGGCAGGCGCGCTCTCTACAGCATCGGCGGGTTCCCCTCCCCCGACTTCCAGGAGCTGCTGTTCGAGCATCCGGTGTTCGGTGGGCAGGCGCTCCGGGGCTACGCGCCCGGGGACCGTCGCGGGCTGCGCTTCCAGCTCGTCCAGCTGGAGTACCGCTTCCCGATCGTGCGCATCCAGCACGGCCTGCAGACCAACCCGTTCTACCTGAACCGTGTGCACGCGCTGGTGTTCGCGGACTACGGCGACGCCTACAGCACGCGCCTCGATCTCTCCACGTTCCGGCTGGGCGTCGGGGCCGAGCTGTTCCTCGACTTCACGGTGGGGTACGTCCTGCCGTTCACGCTCCGCCTGGGATTCGCGTACGGCGCGAACGAAGGTGGGGGCCCGCGCATGTACTTTCACTTGGGCCGCCCGTTCTGA
- the tsf gene encoding translation elongation factor Ts: MATISAAQVKALRDRTGAGMMDCKKALIDADGDEDKAMEDIQKKGLAKVAKKAGAIAAEGVVHAYIHAGSRVGVLVEVNCQTDFVARNEEFKAFVNDVAMQIASMTPLYVRESDIPEADVEAQTNLFAGQMEEEARETGKSKPAEATQKILEGKIAKWKKENCLLDQVSIMVEDKKTIGDICDELSARIGEKISVRRFVRYELGEGIEKKKADLAADVAETLAGS, encoded by the coding sequence ATGGCGACGATCTCAGCCGCACAGGTAAAGGCGCTCCGTGACCGCACGGGCGCAGGCATGATGGACTGCAAGAAGGCCCTCATCGACGCAGATGGCGACGAGGACAAGGCCATGGAGGACATCCAGAAGAAGGGCCTCGCCAAGGTGGCGAAGAAGGCCGGCGCCATCGCCGCCGAGGGCGTGGTGCACGCGTACATCCACGCGGGCAGCCGCGTGGGCGTGTTGGTCGAGGTGAACTGCCAGACCGACTTCGTGGCGCGCAACGAGGAGTTCAAGGCCTTCGTGAACGACGTCGCCATGCAGATCGCGTCCATGACGCCGCTCTACGTGCGCGAGTCCGACATCCCCGAGGCGGACGTCGAGGCGCAGACCAACCTCTTCGCCGGTCAGATGGAAGAAGAGGCGCGCGAGACGGGCAAGTCCAAGCCCGCCGAGGCCACCCAGAAGATCCTGGAGGGCAAGATCGCCAAGTGGAAGAAGGAGAACTGCCTCCTGGATCAGGTGTCCATCATGGTCGAGGACAAGAAGACCATCGGGGACATCTGCGACGAGCTCTCGGCTCGCATCGGCGAGAAGATCTCGGTGCGCCGCTTCGTGCGCTACGAGCTCGGCGAGGGCATCGAGAAGAAGAAGGCGGACCTCGCGGCCGACGTGGCCGAGACGCTCGCGGGCAGCTGA
- a CDS encoding tetratricopeptide repeat protein, with the protein MSEERDNVIHVAFSRDGVGTRIAAPAPLAQGTDDAPKPQRRADDPLADLYGTADVAKLFDLKESRLRSWARSGFITPSATLGKRQLYTFQDLVSVRAAKALLERGVPLQRVKDSVAAIRRTLPTISRPLAELRVTEEGGSVVMRDRRGAFEPTTGQLVIDFEVESLRDDVVRVLRTGPTAEARRTAYEHYLEGCRLDEDEATFERAEAAYLAALRLDASLGNAHTNLGNLCYRRGRVEEARGHYQNALRIDAEQPEAHYNLGFLALDAGDASSAVRSFERALGSDPSFADAHFNLAMAYEELGRPRDARPHWETYLALEPAGSWASIAERYLLPR; encoded by the coding sequence TTGAGCGAAGAGCGCGACAACGTCATCCACGTCGCTTTCAGCCGCGATGGCGTGGGCACGCGCATCGCCGCGCCCGCGCCCCTGGCTCAAGGCACCGACGACGCGCCGAAGCCGCAGCGCCGCGCGGACGACCCGCTGGCGGACCTGTACGGAACCGCCGACGTCGCCAAGCTGTTCGACCTGAAGGAGAGCCGCCTGCGCAGCTGGGCGCGCTCCGGCTTCATCACGCCGTCGGCCACGCTCGGGAAGCGGCAGCTCTACACCTTCCAGGACCTCGTCAGCGTGCGCGCCGCCAAGGCGCTGCTCGAGCGCGGTGTCCCGCTGCAGCGCGTGAAAGACTCGGTGGCGGCCATTCGGCGCACGCTGCCCACCATCAGCCGGCCGCTGGCCGAATTGCGCGTCACCGAGGAAGGCGGCTCCGTGGTCATGCGCGACCGCCGCGGCGCGTTCGAGCCCACGACTGGGCAGCTGGTGATCGACTTCGAGGTCGAGAGCCTGCGCGACGACGTGGTGCGCGTGCTGCGCACGGGGCCTACCGCCGAGGCCCGCCGCACGGCCTACGAGCACTACCTGGAGGGCTGCCGCCTGGACGAAGACGAGGCCACGTTCGAGCGAGCCGAGGCGGCGTACTTGGCCGCGCTCCGCCTGGACGCCTCGCTAGGCAACGCGCACACCAACCTGGGCAACCTCTGCTACCGACGCGGGCGCGTGGAGGAGGCGCGGGGCCACTACCAGAACGCGCTCCGCATCGACGCCGAGCAGCCAGAGGCCCACTACAACCTCGGCTTCCTCGCGCTGGACGCCGGAGACGCCTCCAGCGCAGTGCGTTCGTTCGAGCGCGCCCTCGGGTCGGACCCGTCGTTCGCGGACGCGCACTTCAATCTGGCGATGGCGTACGAAGAGCTGGGCCGCCCTCGGGACGCACGCCCGCATTGGGAGACGTACCTGGCCCTCGAACCCGCTGGAAGCTGGGCGTCCATCGCCGAGCGGTACCTGCTGCCGCGCTGA
- the obgE gene encoding GTPase ObgE produces the protein MRFVDQVEIEVQAGNGGNGAVAFRREKYRPLGGPSGGDGGKGGDVVLQAHERMSTLMDLHYRRTLNAPDGENGRGKDQFGAAGRDELVQVPVGTQVYDADTGELLVDLSEPEQTFVVARGGQGGRGNMRFATPYDRAPRRADPGEEGEHRMLKLELKLMADVGVVGFPNVGKSTFIAAVSRARPKIADYPFTTLVPNLGVASLGPDRSFVIADIPGIIEGASEGAGLGLRFLRHVERNRVLLHVVSYDPDPDRDPVADYRTLLNEMETFDASLSERPAIVAFSKLDLPEAQAAFEAALEEFTAMGVTVMPFSAATHTGLTEILEALEAVLKETDPTRVATDTLDLGARPQDLHAPADVEAPDALDDDDA, from the coding sequence GTGCGTTTCGTCGACCAAGTAGAAATCGAAGTCCAGGCCGGGAACGGCGGCAACGGCGCCGTGGCGTTTCGTCGCGAGAAGTACCGTCCACTCGGCGGTCCCTCGGGCGGCGACGGAGGCAAGGGCGGCGATGTGGTGCTCCAGGCGCACGAGCGCATGTCGACGCTGATGGACCTGCACTATCGACGCACGCTGAACGCGCCCGACGGCGAGAACGGCCGCGGCAAGGATCAGTTCGGCGCGGCAGGGCGCGACGAGCTCGTCCAGGTGCCCGTCGGCACGCAGGTGTACGACGCCGACACGGGCGAGCTTCTGGTGGACCTCTCGGAGCCCGAGCAGACGTTCGTCGTGGCGCGAGGCGGTCAGGGAGGGCGCGGCAACATGCGCTTCGCGACGCCGTACGATCGCGCCCCCCGGCGTGCCGACCCTGGCGAAGAGGGCGAGCACCGCATGCTCAAGCTGGAGCTCAAGCTCATGGCGGACGTGGGCGTGGTGGGCTTCCCCAACGTGGGGAAGTCCACCTTCATCGCCGCGGTGTCGCGCGCGCGGCCGAAGATCGCGGACTATCCGTTCACCACGCTGGTGCCCAACCTTGGCGTCGCCTCGCTCGGCCCTGACCGCAGCTTCGTCATCGCGGACATCCCCGGCATCATCGAGGGTGCGTCCGAAGGCGCGGGCCTCGGTCTGCGCTTCTTGCGCCACGTGGAGCGCAACCGCGTGCTGCTGCACGTGGTCAGCTACGACCCGGACCCGGACCGCGACCCGGTCGCCGACTACCGGACGCTCCTGAACGAGATGGAGACCTTCGACGCGTCCCTGTCCGAGCGGCCGGCCATCGTCGCTTTCAGCAAGCTGGATCTGCCCGAGGCCCAAGCTGCGTTCGAGGCTGCTCTGGAAGAGTTCACGGCCATGGGGGTGACGGTGATGCCGTTCAGCGCGGCGACGCACACGGGGCTGACCGAGATCCTCGAGGCGCTCGAGGCCGTGTTGAAGGAGACCGACCCCACCCGGGTAGCCACCGACACGCTGGACCTCGGCGCGCGACCGCAGGACCTGCACGCGCCCGCCGACGTGGAGGCACCGGACGCGCTTGACGACGACGACGCGTAG
- the queG gene encoding tRNA epoxyqueuosine(34) reductase QueG, which translates to MAEAALDSDALRGELTERALTLGFARIGVARAEALELEGERLNTWLEAGHHDQMTWMSNTREVRRDPRHAGMLPGAASVVVLATPFLSRQPGTPGVGVGRVARYAWGRDYHNVIGRRLRKLEVWLRDQGHAVRHSVDSRPVFERAWAVRAGVGFVGKNCCLIVPGLGSHVFLSTLVTTATLPVDAPLREGCGRCTACLDACPTGAFVAPRVLSAPRCISNLTIEREDNAATDLLTQTGDWLFGCDACQDVCPYNQTRPGVLDPAFAPHPRLTALALEDLLGMDEARFREWSEGSPLRRAGSARMARNAAVVLGNTGGRLHLPVLGHAATRHPSEHVRAAARWALGRIEARAAGRATDDGAQVVSDQRGAEGPHATARSTATPSEERDASEAARDTRDA; encoded by the coding sequence GTGGCTGAAGCAGCCCTCGACTCCGATGCGCTACGCGGCGAGCTCACCGAGCGCGCCCTGACGCTGGGCTTCGCGCGCATTGGCGTGGCGCGCGCCGAAGCGCTGGAGCTGGAAGGGGAGCGCCTGAACACGTGGCTCGAGGCCGGACACCACGACCAGATGACGTGGATGTCCAACACACGCGAGGTGCGCCGTGACCCGCGGCACGCGGGGATGCTGCCGGGCGCCGCGAGCGTCGTGGTGCTGGCGACACCGTTCCTCTCACGACAGCCGGGCACGCCAGGTGTGGGGGTGGGGCGCGTGGCGCGCTACGCCTGGGGCCGCGACTACCACAACGTGATCGGTCGACGTCTGCGCAAGTTGGAGGTTTGGCTGCGCGACCAAGGGCACGCCGTGCGGCACTCCGTGGACTCGCGGCCCGTGTTCGAGCGCGCCTGGGCCGTGCGCGCCGGGGTCGGCTTCGTGGGCAAGAACTGCTGCCTGATCGTCCCGGGTTTGGGCTCGCACGTGTTCCTCAGCACGCTGGTCACCACTGCGACGCTGCCTGTGGACGCGCCGCTGCGTGAGGGCTGCGGGCGGTGCACGGCGTGCCTGGACGCGTGTCCCACGGGGGCGTTCGTCGCGCCCCGCGTTCTGTCTGCACCCCGCTGCATCAGCAACCTGACCATCGAGCGCGAGGACAACGCCGCGACGGATCTGCTGACGCAGACGGGCGACTGGCTGTTCGGTTGCGACGCGTGTCAGGACGTGTGCCCCTACAACCAGACGCGCCCGGGTGTGCTCGACCCCGCCTTCGCGCCGCACCCACGGCTGACCGCGCTGGCACTCGAGGACCTCCTCGGCATGGACGAAGCCCGCTTCCGCGAGTGGTCGGAGGGCTCGCCTCTGCGTCGTGCGGGTAGCGCACGCATGGCGCGCAACGCGGCGGTGGTCTTGGGCAACACGGGGGGACGCCTGCACCTCCCGGTCCTCGGGCACGCGGCGACCCGTCATCCGTCGGAGCACGTGCGCGCGGCTGCGCGTTGGGCGCTGGGCCGCATCGAGGCACGCGCTGCAGGGCGCGCGACGGACGACGGCGCGCAGGTGGTCTCCGACCAGCGTGGCGCAGAGGGGCCCCACGCCACGGCACGAAGCACGGCGACACCCAGCGAAGAGCGCGACGCCAGCGAGGCAGCGCGCGACACGCGTGACGCGTAG
- a CDS encoding UMP kinase: MAELKHKRVLLKLSGEALCGEVGGFGLRPSTLSDIASEIAEVHHAGAEIGIVIGGGNIFRGLKGSASGMDRTSADHMGMLATVINGLALQDALEKKGVQTRVMSALAVSAVAEPYIRRRAIRHLEKHRIVIFVAGTGNPYFSTDTAAALRAMEIHADALMKATKVEGVYDADPATHANAQMYRRLSYDRFLADRVGVMDSTAVTLCRDNKLPIRVFALHQRGNIKRVVMGEDVGTLVAEEGE; encoded by the coding sequence ATGGCGGAACTCAAGCACAAGCGCGTGTTGCTCAAGCTCTCGGGCGAGGCCCTCTGTGGCGAAGTGGGCGGCTTCGGGCTGCGCCCCTCGACGCTCAGCGACATCGCGTCGGAGATCGCCGAGGTGCACCACGCGGGCGCCGAGATCGGCATCGTGATTGGCGGCGGGAACATCTTCCGTGGCCTCAAAGGCAGCGCGAGCGGCATGGACCGCACGTCGGCCGACCACATGGGCATGCTGGCCACCGTCATCAACGGCCTCGCCCTCCAGGACGCGCTGGAGAAGAAGGGCGTCCAGACGCGCGTGATGAGCGCTCTGGCGGTCAGCGCGGTGGCCGAGCCCTACATCCGCCGGCGGGCCATCCGGCACCTCGAGAAGCACCGTATCGTCATCTTCGTGGCGGGCACGGGTAACCCGTACTTCTCGACGGACACGGCCGCGGCGCTGCGCGCGATGGAGATCCACGCCGACGCGCTGATGAAGGCCACCAAGGTCGAGGGCGTGTACGACGCGGACCCGGCCACCCACGCCAACGCGCAGATGTACCGCCGCCTCAGCTACGACCGCTTCCTCGCGGACCGCGTAGGGGTCATGGACAGCACGGCCGTCACGCTCTGTCGGGACAACAAGCTGCCCATCCGGGTGTTCGCGCTGCACCAGCGCGGCAACATCAAGCGGGTGGTCATGGGCGAGGACGTCGGCACCCTCGTCGCCGAAGAGGGCGAATGA
- a CDS encoding DUF4388 domain-containing protein: MPPPPSRPARAFALRFISGKYQGGEFPLPENGEVVVGRSGELDMVLVEDMVSRRHAKITVTNGQIFIQDLGSTNGSFVNGERIKRSKLSEGDRVLIGTSIIKVVATEGAATMREAKAALEDVAAGKRTSQVRTMTGSIAEVPLPDLLQLFAASKKSGTLVVRTDTDVGKLHLDKGRLHYAAVNDNYDVAPEKSFYRILTWAEGTFDMEGVEERDFPGEIEMSTEGLLMEAMRQLDEVKRLGPEVPPHSAQLEMCSPLIPPLRDLSPDELDILQIAHNYSRVETVLNKSLAGDVHTSELIVKLLKAGYLKVI; encoded by the coding sequence ATGCCGCCGCCGCCCTCGCGGCCCGCCCGTGCCTTTGCGCTCCGCTTCATCTCCGGGAAGTACCAGGGTGGCGAGTTTCCGCTGCCCGAGAACGGGGAGGTCGTGGTCGGTCGCTCCGGCGAGCTCGACATGGTGCTCGTCGAAGACATGGTGTCGCGCCGTCACGCCAAGATCACCGTCACCAACGGGCAGATCTTCATCCAGGACCTGGGCTCCACCAACGGGAGCTTCGTGAACGGTGAGCGCATCAAGCGCTCCAAGCTCTCCGAGGGCGACCGCGTCCTCATCGGCACCAGCATCATCAAGGTGGTCGCCACGGAGGGCGCCGCCACCATGCGCGAGGCCAAGGCCGCGCTGGAGGACGTGGCAGCGGGCAAGCGCACGTCGCAGGTGCGCACCATGACCGGCTCCATCGCCGAGGTGCCCCTCCCGGACTTGCTGCAGCTGTTCGCGGCCAGCAAGAAGAGCGGCACCCTGGTGGTCCGCACCGACACGGACGTGGGCAAGCTGCACCTCGACAAGGGGCGCCTGCACTACGCGGCCGTGAACGACAACTACGACGTCGCGCCCGAGAAGAGCTTCTACCGCATCCTCACGTGGGCGGAGGGCACCTTCGACATGGAAGGTGTCGAGGAGCGCGACTTCCCTGGCGAGATCGAGATGAGCACCGAGGGGCTGCTCATGGAAGCCATGCGCCAGCTGGACGAGGTCAAGCGCCTCGGCCCGGAGGTGCCGCCGCACAGCGCCCAGCTCGAGATGTGCTCCCCGCTCATCCCACCGCTGCGCGACCTCAGCCCGGACGAGCTGGACATCCTGCAGATCGCGCACAACTACTCGCGCGTGGAGACCGTCCTCAACAAGAGCCTGGCGGGTGACGTCCACACCAGCGAGCTGATCGTGAAGCTGCTCAAGGCGGGCTACCTCAAGGTCATCTGA